One window of Polynucleobacter sp. HIN5 genomic DNA carries:
- the serS gene encoding serine--tRNA ligase — protein sequence MLDPQLLRKDLESVKARLATRKFELDTNLFTQLENERKQLQAGTEELQAKRNQLAKAIGMKKGKGENADAELAESASVNQALEKNSTRLSTLQDQIKDLMLNIPNLPDESVPVGMTAEENKEMKVWGKPTEFDFTPKDHVDLGAPIGLDFDAASKISGARFVVLKGNAAKLHRALAQFMLDVHTEQHGYQEVYAPYMVSAQAMQGTGQLPKFEADLFKVPRKMGGEHPDDGGERTENFYLIPTAEVPVTNLVRDAIINADQLPLKYVAHTPCFRSEAGSYGRDVRGMIRQHQFDKVELVHISHPEKSMQALEDLTAHAEKILELLELPYRRMLLCTGDMGFGSTKTYDLEVWIPSQNAYREISSCSNMGDFQARRMQARYKVGQSKPELLHTLNGSGLAVGRTGVALLENYQQADGSIRIPKVLQPYMGGLEVIRSL from the coding sequence ATGCTGGACCCCCAACTGCTTCGTAAAGATTTAGAGAGCGTCAAGGCACGCTTGGCCACCCGCAAGTTCGAGTTGGATACCAACTTGTTTACCCAGCTTGAGAATGAGCGCAAACAGCTTCAAGCAGGTACTGAAGAGTTGCAAGCCAAACGCAATCAATTAGCCAAAGCGATTGGTATGAAAAAAGGTAAGGGCGAGAATGCGGATGCGGAACTTGCTGAGTCGGCGAGTGTTAACCAAGCTCTTGAGAAAAACTCTACTCGTTTATCGACCTTACAAGATCAAATCAAAGACTTGATGCTCAACATCCCGAACTTACCGGATGAGAGCGTGCCGGTTGGCATGACGGCCGAAGAAAATAAAGAGATGAAGGTTTGGGGAAAACCAACAGAATTTGATTTCACCCCCAAGGATCACGTCGATCTAGGCGCTCCTATTGGGCTAGATTTTGATGCGGCATCCAAAATTAGTGGCGCGCGTTTTGTGGTTCTCAAAGGCAACGCGGCGAAGTTGCATCGGGCGCTCGCGCAGTTCATGCTGGATGTACACACCGAGCAACATGGCTATCAAGAGGTTTATGCGCCGTATATGGTGAGCGCGCAAGCGATGCAGGGAACTGGACAGTTACCCAAGTTTGAAGCCGATCTATTTAAAGTACCGCGCAAGATGGGCGGTGAGCATCCGGATGATGGTGGCGAGCGGACTGAAAACTTTTATCTGATTCCGACTGCAGAAGTGCCGGTGACTAACTTAGTGCGTGACGCGATTATTAACGCGGATCAGCTACCACTCAAATATGTGGCCCATACCCCATGCTTTCGCTCGGAAGCAGGCAGTTATGGGCGCGATGTGCGCGGGATGATTCGGCAGCATCAATTTGACAAGGTCGAGTTAGTTCACATCAGCCATCCCGAGAAATCGATGCAGGCTTTGGAAGATTTGACTGCGCATGCGGAAAAAATTCTGGAGCTCTTGGAATTGCCATACCGACGCATGCTCTTATGCACTGGTGATATGGGCTTTGGAAGCACCAAGACCTATGATCTTGAAGTCTGGATCCCATCACAAAATGCGTATCGGGAAATTAGCTCGTGCTCCAACATGGGCGACTTTCAAGCTAGGCGCATGCAAGCACGCTATAAAGTCGGTCAGAGCAAACCCGAGCTACTTCACACTCTAAACGGCTCGGGTCTTGCAGTAGGCCGAACTGGCGTAGCACTGCTGGAAAACTATCAGCAAGCCGATGGCAGTATTCGGATCCCGAAGGTATTACAACCCTATATGGGCGGTTTAGAGGTGATTCGCTCGCTATAA
- a CDS encoding DNA translocase FtsK, with translation MARSSLPPIKTPLPPEGGTGKMSRLIAEVRWMLMLAICLGLFAVLITYTKSDPAWSHASFEVPKNIGGRIGAWTADLMLYIFGVSAFWWVVLFGRRVYQGWRELWSVPLPVDPEARPESFWSRWFGFALTLTCSMGLESIRMHSLQWELPRPPGGILGEVIGDPLQMAFGFTGATLILIFGLAAGLSLFLHFSWLTLSEQVGRFIELSIRRLREKREEQEDQKIGEQAAVEREEHVEEVRIREEVAPKVQIFNQPLKIVKSERVEREKQQPLFVEIPDSELPPLSLLDPVPEAKETISAETLEFTSRLIERKLDDFGVQAKVIAAYPGPVVTRYEIEPAVGVKGSQIVNLSRDLSRSLGVVSLRVVETIPGKTCMALELPNPTRQSVYLSEILTSQVYNDNHSLLTLALGKDISGSPMVADLVKMPHCLVAGTTGAGKSVGINAMILSILFKAKPDEVRLIMIDPKMLEMSVYEKVPHLLCPVVTDMKQAYNALNWAVNEMERRYKLMSKFGVRNLAGFNKKIMEAEAKGEKLTNPFSLTPEDPEPLYKAPIIVVIIDELADLMMVSGKKIEELIARIAQKARAAGIHLVLATQRPSVDVITGLIKANIPTRISFQVSSKVDSRTILDQQGAETLLGMGDMLYMPPGTGLPIRVHGAFVSDDEVHRVVSWLKEKGEANYIEGVLEGADESTMDALNGGGNGGGEADPLYDQAVAIVLENKRASISLVQRHLRIGYNRAARLLEDMEKAGLVSKMGGNGNREILVRPSE, from the coding sequence ATGGCCCGTAGCTCGCTTCCACCCATTAAAACCCCGCTGCCTCCTGAGGGCGGCACTGGCAAGATGTCTCGCTTAATCGCTGAAGTGCGCTGGATGTTGATGCTTGCTATCTGCCTTGGCTTATTTGCGGTTCTGATCACCTACACCAAATCCGATCCGGCCTGGTCGCACGCTAGTTTTGAGGTTCCTAAAAATATTGGTGGGCGTATTGGGGCTTGGACCGCTGATTTGATGCTCTACATTTTTGGCGTCTCGGCATTTTGGTGGGTCGTATTATTTGGTCGGCGCGTGTATCAGGGTTGGCGTGAGCTGTGGAGCGTGCCATTACCGGTTGATCCAGAGGCTAGGCCAGAGTCCTTTTGGTCCCGTTGGTTCGGCTTTGCCTTGACCCTCACCTGCAGCATGGGACTTGAGTCGATTCGGATGCATTCCTTGCAATGGGAGCTGCCTAGACCCCCCGGCGGCATCTTGGGTGAGGTGATTGGGGACCCACTGCAAATGGCTTTTGGCTTTACGGGCGCCACTCTGATTCTGATCTTTGGCTTAGCAGCCGGACTTTCCCTCTTTTTGCATTTCTCGTGGCTCACGCTTTCTGAGCAAGTGGGACGATTTATTGAACTAAGTATTCGTCGTTTGCGCGAGAAGCGCGAAGAGCAAGAGGATCAAAAGATTGGCGAGCAAGCTGCGGTTGAGCGTGAAGAGCACGTCGAGGAAGTGCGGATTCGGGAAGAGGTCGCACCCAAGGTACAAATCTTTAATCAACCCTTAAAGATTGTGAAGAGCGAGCGAGTTGAGCGCGAGAAGCAACAACCGCTCTTTGTAGAAATCCCGGACTCGGAGTTGCCGCCACTCTCACTCTTAGATCCTGTTCCTGAGGCAAAAGAAACGATTTCGGCAGAGACCTTGGAGTTCACCTCCCGCTTGATTGAGCGTAAGCTCGATGATTTTGGGGTGCAAGCCAAGGTGATTGCCGCCTACCCAGGACCAGTAGTGACGCGTTATGAGATCGAGCCTGCTGTGGGTGTGAAGGGTAGTCAAATCGTAAACCTTTCACGTGATCTATCACGCTCACTCGGCGTGGTCAGTTTGCGGGTCGTCGAAACCATTCCCGGCAAGACCTGCATGGCGCTTGAGCTACCAAATCCGACGCGACAGTCAGTCTATCTATCGGAGATTTTGACCTCCCAAGTCTATAACGATAACCACTCCTTACTGACCTTGGCATTAGGCAAGGATATTTCGGGTAGCCCGATGGTTGCTGATTTGGTGAAGATGCCACATTGCTTGGTGGCAGGTACTACAGGCGCTGGTAAGTCGGTCGGAATCAACGCCATGATTTTGTCGATTCTCTTTAAAGCCAAACCGGATGAAGTGCGACTCATCATGATCGATCCGAAGATGCTGGAGATGTCGGTCTATGAGAAAGTGCCTCATCTATTGTGTCCCGTGGTGACCGACATGAAGCAAGCCTATAACGCCCTTAATTGGGCAGTTAATGAGATGGAGCGGCGCTACAAACTCATGAGTAAGTTTGGTGTACGTAACTTGGCAGGCTTTAATAAGAAGATCATGGAGGCCGAAGCCAAGGGCGAGAAGCTGACCAATCCATTTAGTCTTACCCCTGAGGATCCAGAGCCACTCTATAAGGCACCAATTATTGTGGTGATCATTGATGAGTTAGCAGATCTCATGATGGTCTCGGGTAAGAAGATTGAAGAGTTGATTGCGCGGATTGCGCAAAAGGCCCGTGCTGCCGGTATTCATTTGGTGTTGGCAACCCAACGCCCGAGCGTGGATGTCATCACGGGTCTAATTAAAGCAAATATTCCAACGCGGATTTCCTTCCAGGTAAGCAGCAAGGTTGATAGTCGCACCATCCTAGACCAACAAGGCGCCGAGACCTTATTGGGCATGGGTGATATGTTGTACATGCCACCGGGGACTGGATTACCGATCCGGGTGCACGGCGCATTCGTATCCGACGATGAAGTGCATCGTGTGGTTTCGTGGCTCAAAGAGAAGGGCGAAGCCAATTACATCGAGGGCGTCCTCGAGGGGGCCGATGAGTCCACCATGGACGCCTTAAATGGTGGCGGTAATGGCGGTGGCGAAGCCGACCCTCTCTACGATCAAGCTGTTGCTATCGTCCTTGAGAACAAGCGTGCTTCGATCTCTCTAGTGCAGCGGCATTTGCGCATTGGTTATAACCGCGCCGCGCGTCTCTTGGAGGATATGGAAAAAGCGGGCCTAGTCTCGAAGATGGGCGGCAATGGTAATCGTGAGATTCTGGTTCGCCCCAGCGAATAA
- the lolA gene encoding outer membrane lipoprotein chaperone LolA — MKRFIFCFAVAALAIPNAIHAQPAVPSGIEQLKQFVKTVRSAQGEFVQQQMRIPKPNEPQDKPKMIRQTSGQFIFQRPGRFVWDTQKPYEQKLIMDGKQLLMWDKDLNQLTIRSANQALAASPAAILFGDAALDQQFDLEEAGTKTNLQWVNLKPKSKPGQGDLPYTQIAIGMGSGLPKALELTDGFGSMVLVIFNQMQINPGVDASRFQFKPPQGAEVLRLN; from the coding sequence ATGAAGCGTTTTATTTTCTGTTTCGCCGTCGCAGCATTGGCTATTCCAAATGCGATTCATGCACAACCGGCCGTACCATCTGGTATTGAACAACTGAAGCAGTTTGTAAAGACCGTGCGCTCTGCCCAAGGTGAGTTTGTGCAGCAACAAATGCGCATCCCTAAGCCGAATGAGCCACAAGATAAACCGAAAATGATTCGGCAAACCTCAGGGCAATTTATTTTTCAGCGTCCGGGGCGCTTTGTATGGGATACCCAAAAGCCGTATGAGCAAAAACTCATCATGGATGGTAAGCAACTCTTAATGTGGGATAAAGACCTCAACCAATTAACCATCCGATCAGCCAATCAGGCCTTAGCCGCCTCGCCTGCCGCCATCCTGTTTGGGGATGCCGCTCTTGATCAGCAGTTTGATTTAGAGGAAGCAGGCACCAAAACCAATTTGCAGTGGGTGAATCTCAAGCCCAAATCCAAACCTGGGCAGGGCGATCTACCCTATACTCAAATCGCGATTGGTATGGGCTCTGGATTACCCAAGGCCTTGGAGTTGACCGACGGATTTGGCAGTATGGTGCTCGTGATTTTTAATCAGATGCAAATCAATCCCGGTGTGGATGCTAGCCGCTTTCAATTTAAGCCTCCGCAGGGCGCCGAGGTCTTGCGACTAAACTAA
- a CDS encoding GNAT family N-acetyltransferase, whose translation MQEMMIMRWEEARHLAYPIRLTVFVNEQQVPEELELDEDDPTAWHAVVLDHSKAIATGRLLRNGKIGRLAILKEYRGLGLGSELLKTLVSYGRQEGIKQFFLHAQTTALDFYQRHGFKAIGPVFNEAGIDHIKMILEPT comes from the coding sequence ATGCAAGAAATGATGATCATGCGCTGGGAGGAAGCAAGGCATTTAGCCTATCCGATTCGACTTACTGTATTTGTGAATGAACAACAGGTTCCTGAGGAGCTGGAACTCGATGAAGATGATCCAACTGCCTGGCATGCTGTTGTACTCGATCATAGCAAAGCGATTGCAACCGGTCGCTTACTGAGGAATGGCAAGATTGGGCGTTTAGCGATACTGAAAGAGTATCGCGGTCTGGGTCTTGGAAGTGAACTACTAAAGACTTTAGTGTCTTATGGCCGTCAAGAAGGAATAAAGCAATTCTTTTTGCACGCTCAGACAACTGCTCTTGACTTTTATCAACGCCACGGCTTTAAGGCAATCGGCCCCGTATTTAACGAGGCCGGTATTGACCATATCAAAATGATACTTGAACCAACTTAA
- a CDS encoding histidine phosphatase family protein gives MRQLTKICFVRHGETDWNVEKRMQGHTDIPLNAHGVMQAERLAKALLRTGHRFDYIYSSDLERAFHTAKTIAQPHSMEITMHADLRERHVGKLQGLLLTDAPQLEPELWQRHLARDLDFDLGGGESIVQFHDRMKRMLDHLLMKHTCEQILAVSHGGSLDMIYRIVTGQTLDAERVAVVPNTSLNWIVHDGNSWSIERWGDTSHLTDSVLDNIEI, from the coding sequence ATGAGGCAACTGACCAAAATCTGTTTTGTTCGTCATGGGGAAACCGACTGGAATGTTGAGAAACGCATGCAAGGTCATACTGACATCCCCCTCAATGCCCACGGTGTCATGCAGGCTGAGCGCTTAGCCAAAGCCCTCCTACGAACCGGTCATCGCTTTGATTACATCTACTCAAGTGATTTAGAGCGCGCTTTTCATACTGCTAAGACAATTGCACAGCCGCACTCTATGGAAATTACTATGCATGCTGATTTGCGCGAGCGCCATGTGGGGAAACTACAAGGACTGCTCCTTACTGATGCACCCCAGCTCGAACCTGAATTGTGGCAGCGTCATCTAGCACGTGATTTAGACTTTGATCTTGGTGGCGGTGAGAGCATTGTGCAGTTTCATGATCGGATGAAGCGTATGCTCGATCATTTATTAATGAAACATACGTGCGAACAAATTTTGGCAGTGAGTCATGGTGGCTCACTCGATATGATCTACCGCATCGTCACAGGGCAAACCTTAGATGCGGAGCGTGTCGCCGTGGTTCCCAATACCTCACTCAATTGGATCGTCCATGATGGTAATAGCTGGTCGATTGAGCGCTGGGGCGATACCAGTCACCTCACGGATTCCGTACTCGATAATATTGAAATCTAA
- a CDS encoding NAD(P)/FAD-dependent oxidoreductase, which translates to MIRITELRLPIDHAPETLEAEILKKLAIAPKDLVRFEVFKRSYDARKNSALTFSYTLDASVRDEVSVLKKHAHDPHVRPSPDTSYHFVVQQSHNQSTKSPLRPVVIGFGPCGIFAALLLAQMGFKPIVLERGKAVRERTQDTWGLWRKKILNPESNVQFGEGGAGTFSDGKLWSQVKDPKFYGRKVLQEFVTAGAPEEILYVSKPHIGTFRLVGMVEKIRQEIIDLGGEVRFGQKVVGFDINDHVLRGLKLESGEYLAADHVVLALGHSARDTFQELFDAGVYMEAKPFSVGFRIEHPQSVIDRARLGPHAGHPLIGAADYKLVHHAKNGRSVYSFCMCPGGTVVAATSEPNRVVTNGMSQYSRNERNANAGIVVGIDPSDYPGGPLAGIDFQRELESRAFILGGSTYEAPGQLVGDFLKGKSSTEFGSVIPSYKPGVHLTDLATSLPSYAIEAIREAIPAFEKKIKGFAMADAVLTGVETRTSSPLQIKRGPNYQSINTKGLYPAGEGAGYAGGIMSAGIDGIKVAEAIALDLVSA; encoded by the coding sequence ATGATTCGTATTACTGAGCTCCGCCTGCCAATTGATCATGCGCCAGAAACGCTTGAGGCAGAAATTCTGAAGAAGCTTGCCATTGCACCCAAAGATCTCGTGCGGTTTGAGGTCTTTAAGCGCAGTTACGATGCCCGTAAAAATAGTGCGCTGACCTTTAGCTACACCCTCGATGCATCGGTTCGGGATGAGGTCAGCGTTCTTAAAAAACATGCACATGACCCCCATGTGCGACCCAGCCCTGATACGTCGTATCACTTTGTTGTTCAGCAAAGTCATAACCAGTCAACAAAATCCCCATTGCGACCCGTTGTGATCGGCTTTGGCCCCTGTGGGATTTTTGCGGCACTCCTTTTGGCGCAAATGGGATTTAAACCGATTGTGCTTGAGCGTGGTAAAGCGGTGCGCGAGCGTACGCAAGATACCTGGGGGTTGTGGCGTAAAAAGATTTTGAACCCAGAATCCAATGTGCAGTTTGGTGAGGGTGGGGCAGGCACCTTTTCGGATGGTAAGTTGTGGAGCCAAGTGAAGGATCCCAAGTTCTATGGCCGTAAAGTTTTACAGGAGTTTGTGACAGCTGGCGCTCCCGAAGAAATTCTGTATGTCTCCAAACCCCACATTGGTACCTTTCGACTGGTGGGCATGGTGGAGAAGATCCGCCAAGAGATTATTGATCTGGGTGGTGAAGTGCGCTTTGGTCAAAAGGTGGTGGGCTTTGATATTAATGATCACGTCCTCAGAGGTTTGAAGTTGGAAAGCGGTGAGTATCTGGCGGCCGATCACGTCGTCCTCGCCCTGGGTCATAGTGCCCGCGATACCTTCCAAGAGCTCTTTGATGCAGGCGTCTATATGGAAGCCAAACCGTTCTCGGTGGGTTTTCGGATTGAGCATCCACAATCCGTGATTGATCGAGCGCGCTTAGGACCGCATGCTGGTCATCCACTCATTGGCGCAGCGGATTACAAGCTAGTGCATCACGCCAAGAACGGACGCTCGGTTTATAGCTTTTGCATGTGCCCAGGAGGAACGGTAGTGGCGGCAACCTCGGAACCTAATCGGGTGGTCACCAACGGCATGAGTCAGTATTCGCGCAATGAGCGCAATGCCAATGCGGGGATTGTGGTGGGGATCGATCCGAGTGATTATCCCGGTGGGCCGCTCGCCGGAATTGATTTTCAGCGGGAGTTGGAGTCCAGAGCTTTTATTCTCGGTGGATCCACCTATGAAGCGCCCGGACAGTTAGTGGGTGATTTCTTAAAAGGCAAGTCATCCACGGAATTTGGAAGCGTAATTCCATCCTATAAGCCCGGCGTGCATCTCACCGACCTCGCTACAAGCCTACCGAGCTATGCAATCGAGGCGATTCGGGAGGCGATTCCAGCGTTTGAGAAAAAGATCAAAGGTTTTGCGATGGCCGATGCAGTTCTTACCGGTGTAGAGACACGCACCTCATCACCCTTACAAATTAAACGTGGGCCTAACTATCAAAGTATTAATACTAAAGGCCTCTATCCAGCCGGTGAGGGTGCTGGGTATGCCGGTGGAATTATGTCCGCCGGAATTGATGGCATTAAAGTCGCTGAAGCCATTGCGCTCGATCTCGTGAGCGCCTGA
- a CDS encoding potassium channel family protein — protein sequence MLLLITFIFNTLIALLAIVFHYEILYKLNRAMPAIKHIHARYKVLIAVGVIFIAHIIEIWIFALAYYLMLKFPNLGSVIGAASDHGLLLDSAYLSFVTYTTVGYGDIVVDGYLRYLTGIEALTGLILITWSASFLFIEMQKYWGSREPK from the coding sequence ATGCTTCTATTGATTACCTTCATATTCAATACACTAATTGCACTGTTGGCGATCGTATTTCATTATGAGATTTTGTACAAACTAAACAGAGCCATGCCGGCGATTAAGCATATTCATGCTCGCTATAAGGTATTAATTGCAGTTGGTGTGATTTTTATTGCACACATCATTGAGATTTGGATTTTTGCACTCGCTTATTACCTCATGCTGAAATTCCCCAATCTTGGAAGTGTGATTGGGGCCGCCTCTGATCATGGCTTGCTACTCGATAGTGCGTATTTATCGTTTGTCACATATACCACTGTGGGGTACGGTGACATTGTGGTGGACGGTTATCTTCGCTATCTAACCGGAATTGAAGCGCTCACCGGCCTGATCCTGATTACCTGGTCCGCATCTTTTCTATTTATAGAAATGCAAAAGTATTGGGGCTCACGCGAGCCAAAGTAA